From Scomber scombrus chromosome 9, fScoSco1.1, whole genome shotgun sequence, one genomic window encodes:
- the cd40lg gene encoding CD40 ligand encodes MINTYQTSLPAPPVPPRLNRSHPVFMPAPLPSQGNSKTLIRFLVGAVLLHLLLSVGGFIYLYHLHQMDKFHSAEGKAAFLSSEKQRTSYKPMARMIVQQKSELKSISGYLEWDIHHSDLRAINYYRNSWLTIMEPGDYYVFSRVTFSKGNSEIPLVSMVKKRENETGAEMTVMQAFCSLETHSGPRSCTATQGEVITLKKGNQLSVWVQDLSLVDYNEGATAFGMYRI; translated from the exons ATGATCAACACTTACCAGACCAGCCTGCCTGCACCACCGGTGCCTCCGCGCCTCAACCGTTCCCACCCGGTTTTCATGCCAGCTCCACTTCCATCACAAGGCAACAGCAAGACACTCATCCGATTTTTGGTTGGTGCTGTGCTGCTGCATTTATTGCTGTCTGTCGGGGGATTCATCTACCTGTACCACCTTCATCAAATG GACAAATTTCACTCAGCTGAAGGAAaag CTGCCTTTCTATcatcagaaaaacagagaacTTCCTACAAACCCATGGCACGCATGATAGTTCAGCAGAAATCAGAACTGAAATCCATAT CGGGTTATCTAGAGTGGGACATACACCACTCAGATCTTAGAGCCATCAACTACTACCGCAACAGTTGGTTGACAATTATGGAGCCTGGTGACTACTATGTCTTCTCTAGGGTGACCTTCTCAAAGGGCAACTCTGAGATCCCACTGGTCAGTATGGTcaagaagagagagaatgagacagGAGCTGAGATGACTGTGATGCAGGCCTTCTGCAGCCTGGAGACCCACAGTGGGCCTCGGTCGTGCACAGCCACACAGGGAGAAGTGATCACACTGAAGAAAGGAAACCAGCTCAGTGTCTGGGTACAAGACCTTTCACTGGTGGACTACAATGAAGGAGCCACAGCCTTTGGGATGTACAGAATTTAG